The window tgttatttacaagaaacgcatttaaagcatagtgatacatgaTACAATATAGAAGAAAGCTAAAAGACTGGAGcataatttattatgtttcaggtgaagtaaaaatagCAGGCCTTCCTGAATCTGATGAgattagatttagggaaccaaatgatgagatttgggttcctggtggtcagggagttagatGATAAAGTTAGTGAAAGTTTTGGGATTCAGGGTAGAGGTGCGGCTCTCCTCAATCCCAATGGGATTCGATgtaagggtagggagttttgggaagcccccttctggtggtgcagaggtcctttgtaaaggaatttacaaacccgaaaagctacactgataaaaataaaaattggtttattattggcattgggatgtcagcctttgctatgcatgaatagaaaggcttaATTCTTTAGTGACAAAATTtgacagagaaataaaagggTCTTTACACTGGCAGGATTCAAGAAGAAAGTCTCCTTGTAGGAGTTATAGAGAGTTTTGGGTTCCCTTCAatctcacatcaagcaaaagcaaaaatggacctaatagaaagagataaggaaggaaattatatcttgctaaggggtaccatagataatgaagtaatatcaatacctACCATATATGtaacaagtggtatagcatccaaatacCTAGactagaagttaagagagttgcaaagagaaatagacaacaaaagtatagtagtgtgagatgaagtgaatgaatctggctctgggtcccaccctggctgagtttgtcccagcttatatgctctattctaattattttatcataggtgtgaatcttgtggaactatattaagtactaagtacatatactgagctacagaactattaatcaccacactaaactagataaccattgttttatcaattccactggcAACATCtagtaagaatccttgtttcaagtacaagagttctggccataacaactaaaaaaattaggtgtgatagatctttggagaaaattagttgaagacaaaacagaataaaattgaCAATGTATTAAagcacaaaaacctcaaaatcaaatgcagaaaggcagaaatagtaaatgcatttttttcatatcaataggcaataaaaatcacatgcaataaatggctaggggaaaatagaccaaaaattaattgaaagctaaataatctaattaaaagaacgTATGgctaaaacaacaaatcatatacacaataaatatctTCATGCAAGAGAATGACCATAATGAGGCaaaatgccaaaatttgtgggatgcagccaaaaagCACATTAGgggttattttatatttatagatgcttacttgcataaaacagagaaggagaaagtcaATGAGATGGGctcacaactaaaaaaaaagctaggggaaaaaaagcaaattaaaaactctcaattaaataccaaatttgaaattttgaaaacaaaagaagaaattttaaaatgaaaataagaaaagtattgaattaataaataaaacagaattagttttatgaaaaaaccctacaaaaataaatctttagttaatttgattagaaaaacagaagaaaaatgttattctcaaaaatcaaagaagaagaaatcaatgcaataatttagttattttgtccaactatatgccaataaatttgaaaatctaaatgaaatgaggaatatctacaaaaatatatagattgcccaaggtaacagaagaggaaataaatattcccattttaaaaaaagctattaataaactcAGAGGcaggtggatttacatgtgaattctatcaaatatttaaggaataattaattccaatactaaaaaaactatttgaaaaaatagggagaaTAAGAGTCCTACAAAATTACTttaatgacataaatatggtgctAAGAGCTTAAATCATGTTGGGTAAAAttagtgaaagaaaattatagactaaattccctaatgaatattgattcaaaaatcttgaattaaatattagcaaggaaattacagaaaatcattcccaagaTAATACAGAATGTCCATGTGGAGTTTCTACCAGGAATTCAGTACTAGTTCAATATGAGGATAGCTATTAGCTtaaatgactatatcaataaccaaacgaacaaaaaccatgtgattgtttcaattgatgcagaaaatgcatttgataaaatccaacacccattgcTATTACAAACACCATagagtatagtaataaatggacttttccttaaaatgatcagtaacatctatttaaaatcatcagcaagaatcatatgtaatggggataagttttaaccattctcaataagatcaggggggAAAcgaggttgcctactatcaccattaatattcaatattgtattagaaatgctagctttggcaataagagaagaaaaagagattaaaggaattagagtaggtaatgaggaaaccaagttgtcatttttgcagatgatatgatggtatacttagagaactctagagaatcaactaaaaaactattaggaataatccacaactttagcaaagttgtagaatacaaaaataaatccacataaatcatcagcatttttatatattaccaacaaagtagagcagctaaagatacaaagagaaattcaattcaatataattgTCAATggtatgaaatatttgaaaatctatcTTTCAAGGGAAagtaaggaactatatgaacataactacaaaacactttccacaaaaagtcagatctaataagttggaaaaatgtcaagtgctcaGTTGTAGGCCAAgcaactataataaaaattacaatacattctaaattaatctacttatttggtGCCGATCATTAGATTAGTTAATTAAactaccaagaaattattttacacatctagaaaaactaataacaaagttcatctggaagaacacaagttcaagaattttaaggggattaatgaaaaatgctgatgaaggtggcctagttttgaaagatctaaaactattttataaagtagcaatcattaAAACCATATAGTACTGCCTAAGAATGGAGCAGTCAACCAATGAAATACACTAGGATATGTGAAAAATAGTAAATAAGGAcagaaatctagtatttgacaaaccctaaaggccccaccttttgggataagaactcatgatttaacaaaaactgctgagaaaattggaaattttgtagaagaaattaaGCATTGACATACAATTAACAAtagcaagataagatcaaaatatttttgtttttgttttagacatcaagagtaatattataagcaaattagatgaacataggatagttcacctctcaaatctgtgaaaaaggaaggaatttgtgaccaaagaagaagaggaactcattattgaataccaaatagataactttgattatattaaattaaaaaatttttgtacaaataaaactattgcagacaaggttagaagggaagcattaaaatgggaaaacatttttacattttagggTTCTCATAGAggcctttttttctaaaatatatagagaactgactcaagtttatcagaattcaaatcattctccaaatgataaatggtaaaaatttgaacagataattttcagatgaagaaattgaaaccatttccacTCCTATGTAAAGgtactttaaattattattaatcagataaatgtatattaagacaattctaagataccacaccTTTTAGATacattaagatgacaggaaaagatcatgatgactgttggatgggatgtgggaatcTGGGATACTgacatattgttggtggaactgtgaccAAATTCAACTATTCtgcagagcagtttggaactctgctcaataAGTTATCCaactctgcatactctttgacccagcaatgatGATTTTAGGcttttatctcaaagagatcttaattaaaggagggaaagggtcacagccacattttcaaaaatgtttgtggcagtccttttcatagtagcaagaaactggaaactgagtggataaccatcaattggataatagctgaataagttatggtatatgaatgttatggaatattattgttctgtaagaaacaaaaaagagaataatatcagagtggcatggagagacttacatgaactgatactaagtgaaatgaacagaaacaggagatcattatacactgaaacaaaaagattatgtaatgataaaCTCTGATGGACAAGAGTTTTTATAACAGTGAGAAGACTGATGCCATTTccaagattttgtgatgaagacagccttCTTCATCCcgggagaggattgtgggaactgagtgtggatcataatgtagcattttctatctttttgttgtttgtttgcattttgttttctttctcattttcccctctttgatctgattctCTCGTTCATCATgattattgtaatatatatatatatatatatatatatatatatataatttaatatatatttaacatgttttggattaTTTCCCATGCagaggaggggtggagggaagaaaggaaaaatttggaacacaaggttttgtgtcgatgttgaaaaattatccatgaatatattttcaaaatgaaatgctttaataaaaaaaagaagttaagtttGACTTTTCTAGGACAACAGGAAAAAATATACTCAGGTGATGTTTCTGTAGAAAGCAGTCATCGTTTGAGATAAAGGACACTCATCAATGCAGTCAAGGACTAGAGAAATAAATTAGACATCATAGAAAGCAGTGGGTATCTTTAAATATAAtctattatactttttttaatatatcatagaaaatttatgaaaaggagaaatctatttcttagcttcAATgtgacaaaaggaaaggaaagctattttaattatttatttttttagatttgaCCATTTGATTCATGAATCACATCATTTTGGAAGGAGTTTTCTCAGTGCAACAATTACATCCTTATTCCTCAGGCTGTATATTATGGGGTTTAACACTGGAGTCACAATAGTATAGAAAAGAGCAAAGAGTTTGTCTGATTTAGCTGATTGACTGGATTTTGGATGCAAATACACAATACTAGTAGTTCCAAAGAATACAAATACAACTATAAGGTGAGAAGAACAGGTAGAAAAGGCTTTGGATTTCCCTGAAGTTGATGGTAGCTTCAGGATGGTGGCTATAATTTTGACATAGGATATGAGTATCAACAGAAAGGgaatcataataaaaaagagagcaCTAAGATGAACCAAGATTTCTTTCTGATATGTGTCCCCACAGGCAACCTCCAGCAGTGGTGAAGCATCACAGAAAATATGATTTAGTTTGTTAGGACCACAAAAGTTCAGAGAGAAAATCTGGTATGTGAGTCCTATCTGGGCTGGTATTCCTGTGATCCAGGAGGCAATCACCAATTGGACACATGTCCTGTGATTCATGATGAGAGGATAGTAAAGAGGCTTACAGATGGCTACATATCTGTCATAAGCCATCACAGCCAGGAGTAAGCACTCTGCAATTCCTAGAATATAAAGGGAGCAAATTTGCAAAGCACAGGACAGGAATGGGATGTTTCCCTTCTGAGTCCAAATATCTCTTAGTATTCTAGGGAGAGTGACTGATGTGTAACAGATTTCCAAGAAGGAAAAGTTTCCAAGGAAAAAGTACATGGGGGTTTGAAGAGCAGGATTTGTCTTAGTTATAACAATGAGCAGGCCATTTCCTATAAGTATACACAAATAGACaactaagaaaattccaaatagaaaaCTTCGAAGGTTGGGAAGGTCAGAAAATCCCAGGAGAATGAATTCCACCACGAATGTAACATTGCttctttccatttggtcaatttctAATGGCTGTGGAAATATTGAATTCAAAATGAGCATATAACTTTCTTCCCCGAGGCCTCAGTTTCTAACTTAGAAATATTGAaagggggatggagagaaggtGTTATTTAAATGACCTGTTATAACACTGATAAAATTTGTAATTGATAGTGTCTTCCTATATGTACTCAGCATTCAATATTCTATTCTACAAAGGTCACTTCCAAATCTTAACATTACGTACTCTCTT of the Sarcophilus harrisii chromosome 6, mSarHar1.11, whole genome shotgun sequence genome contains:
- the LOC100919105 gene encoding olfactory receptor 10AG1-like; translation: MLILNSIFPQPLEIDQMERSNVTFVVEFILLGFSDLPNLRSFLFGIFLVVYLCILIGNGLLIVITKTNPALQTPMYFFLGNFSFLEICYTSVTLPRILRDIWTQKGNIPFLSCALQICSLYILGIAECLLLAVMAYDRYVAICKPLYYPLIMNHRTCVQLVIASWITGIPAQIGLTYQIFSLNFCGPNKLNHIFCDASPLLEVACGDTYQKEILVHLSALFFIMIPFLLILISYVKIIATILKLPSTSGKSKAFSTCSSHLIVVFVFFGTTSIVYLHPKSSQSAKSDKLFALFYTIVTPVLNPIIYSLRNKDVIVALRKLLPK